In a genomic window of Sarcophilus harrisii chromosome 4, mSarHar1.11, whole genome shotgun sequence:
- the ZNF644 gene encoding zinc finger protein 644: MFNGLANNNMDESKMNTEITGAKEELLNDTNFISEKSGVRKPQECQMSFQKNNSLTLSEELSRDRSEKALRGGQSTLFIHAGAPTVSSEKFILPKGTAVNGPVSHSLTKTSIMSKGSLSLTTGQPISQQTTDSCSLKVSHDPQLSTKATPQNSSQHQVLFLLPDAAQTKNPTHSIKKPTSASLGCDKQKSVGSGVKSDSTLINQVEGCEESESLLAKDDCVKTLTGISSGTDDFRSGNDANWDPQKEFIQFLMTNEETIEKSPVHCKVGLEKKRKRKMDVSKITRYTEDCFSESNYMTTKSELVNVEFLEQNEELQSREPLSKVKPESIDEDLDDVDAIQQLIYSPDKCGGGSSPVHTSTFLSSTLKKKCEESDSESPATFSPEEPSFYPCTKCNVNFREKKHLHRHMMYHLDGNSHFRHLNVPRPYACRECGRTFRDRNSLLKHMIIHQERRQKLMEEIRELKELQDEGRNARLQCPQCVFGTNCPKTFVQHAKTHEKDKRYYCCEECNFMAVTENELECHRGIAHGAVVKCSVINSDLTQRKTQKKTSLKDPLTDSSKKPATYMCKLCAFTTSARNILKKHMEYLHPSSCIDPFGRPIRLEKKGDILEEPLDFVRTKSLVKEQTSTFPKNSVLKQDVKRTFASASQSSSFSKLHKRTHRIQKARKSVSQAGVNVCNQNNSPHKTVMTKNSIDQKPKYFHQTGKQKSSVKTNSSYLYRHKYENYRMIKKASDPYPLHLKKEEASSLHVFSSSDSSPNNCFIMDSHNLDPKSPEDFKDYRRVAVKRVVNESKMDSSVAGEDLDCYPDFLHKMTVVVLQKLNSAEKKDSYETEDDSSWDNVELCDYTTQSMEDESYNDVNRENVSLFPLFKNKVEGQEAGENLSFDQNDGFYFEYYEDAETSNYLHEIHDPQHLENAETSLPKHNSLFHWTDLSLEKKTCPYCPATFETGVGLSNHVRGHLHRAGLSYEARHVVSPEQIATSDKMQHFKRTGTGTPVKRVRKAIEKSESASEHTCQLCGGWFDTKIGLSNHVRGHLKRLGKTKWDAHKSPICVLNEMMQNEEKYAKILKALNSRRIIPRPFVAQKLASSDDFLSENVIPLEAYRNGLKTEAVSVSTSGEEGLSFLSESDETKVELPSGKKSQSLTLIELLKNKRLGEERNPDISPQKTHNQTARKRFVQKCVLPLDDDGPLMYQPQKMDLTVQTAIDSKQKKSRSRSGSKKKVLPLPHGADDIYILRCRFCGLVFRGPLSVQEDWIKHLQRHIVNANLPRTGAGMVEVPPLLKKPASITETSFSLLMAEAAS; this comes from the exons CGAAGATGAATACCGAGATTACTGGTGCTAAAGAAGAACTTCTAAATGATACCAATTTCATCTCTGAGAAGAGTGGTGTTCGTAAACCACAAGAGTGTCAAATGTCATTTCAGAAAAACAATTCATTGACTCTATCTGAAGAGCTATCCAGGGACAGATCTGAAAAAGCCTTAAGGGGAGGCCAGTCTACCCTATTTATCCATGCTGGTGCTCCTACTGTTTCTAGTGAAAAGTTTATCTTGCCTAAAGGAACTGCTGTTAATGGACCAGTTTCACACTCCTTAACTAAGACTTCCATCATGAGTAAAGGCAGCCTTTCATTAACCACTGGACAGCCCATAAGTCAGCAAACAACAGATTCCTGTTCTTTGAAAGTGTCACATGATCCCCAGCTATCCACAAAAGCTACACCACAAAATTCAAGTCAACaccaagttttatttttgttacctGATGCAGCACAGACTAAAAATCCCACCCATTCCATTAAGAAACCTACCTCTGCTTCACTTGGTTGTGATAAACAAAAATCAGTAGGGAGTGGTGTGAAGTCAGATAGCACTTTAATAAATCAAGTAGAGGGGTGTGAGGAGAGTGAGAGTTTATTAGCAAAGGACGATTGTGTCAAAACATTAACAGGTATTTCCTCAGGTACAGATGATTTCAGATCCGGAAATGATGCAAACTGGGATCCACAGAAAGAATTTATCCAGTTTCTtatgacaaatgaagaaacaattgAAAAGTCTCCAGTGCATTGTAAAGTAGGgctagagaaaaagagaaaaagaaaaatggatgtaAGCAAGATAACTCGCTATACTGAGGACTGTTTTAGTGAATCAAATTATATGACCACTAAATCAGAACTCGTAAATGTAGAATTTCTAGAGCAAAATGAAGAATTGCAAAGTAGAGAACCCCTTTCAAAAGTGAAGCCTGAGTCAATAGATGAAGACTTAGATGATGTGGATGCTATTCAACAGCTGATTTACAGCCCAGATAAATGTGGAGGAGGGAGTTCCCCTGTTCATACAAGCACTTTTCTTTcaagtactttaaaaaagaaatgtgaagaaaGTGACTCAGAGTCACCTGCTACTTTCAGCCCCGAAGAGCCATCCTTTTACCCCTGTACAAAGTGCAATGTGAATTTTAGGGAGAAGAAGCACCTCCACAGGCATATGATGTATCATTTAGATGGGAACAGTCACTTCCGTCACCTCAATGTTCCACGGCCATATGCTTGTAGAGAATGTGGACGAACATTTCGTGATCGAAATTCACTCCTTAAGCATATGATTATTCACCaagaaagaaggcagaaattGATGGAGGAAATACGTGAGTTAAAAGAACTTCAAGATGAAGGGAGGAATGCACGGTTACAGTGCCCACAGTGTGTGTTTGGCACTAATTGTCCCAAAACTTTTGTGCAGCATGCTAAAACccatgaaaaagataaaaggtaCTACTGTTGTGAGGAGTGTAACTTTATGGCAGTGACTGAAAATGAATTGGAGTGCCACCGAGGGATTGCTCATGGAGCAGTAGTGAAATGTTCAGTTATAAATTCTGATCTAACtcagagaaaaacacaaaaaaagacttCTTTGAAAGACCCTTTGACAGATTCATCCAAAAAACCAGCCACGTACATGTGTAAGTTGTGTGCTTTTACTACAtctgctagaaatattttaaaaaagcatatggAATATTTGCATCCATCATCATGCATTGATCCATTTGGGAGGCCAATACGATTGGAAAAAAAGGGGGACATTCTTGAAGAACCTTTAGATTTTGTTAGAACTAAGTCATTAGTTAAGGAACAGACATCCACATTTCCAAAGAACTCTGTTTTAAAACAAGATGTAAAACGAACATTTGCATCAGCATCTCAGTCGAGTAGTTTTTCAAAACTCCATAAGAGGACACATAGAATACAAAAAGCTCGGAAAAGTGTCTCCCAGGCAGGTGTAAATGTGTGCAATCAAAATAATTCTCCTCATAAGACTGTTATGACTAAAAACAGCATTGACCAAAAACCTAAATATTTCCACCAGACAGGGAAACAAAAATCTAGTGTCAAAACAAATAGTAGCTATTTATATAGacacaaatatgaaaattatagaatGATTAAAAAGGCAAGTGATCCATATCCTTtgcatttaaaaaaggaagaggcCAGTTCTCTGCATGTGTTTTCATCATCAGATAGTTCCCCCAACAATTGTTTTATTATGGATTCTCATAATCTTGATCCAAAAAGTCCCGAAGATTTCAAAGACTATAGGCGTGTAGCTGTAAAAAGAGTAGTAAATGAATCTAAGATGGACAGTTCTGTTGCAGGAGAGGATCTAGACTGCTATCCAGATTTTTTGCATAAAATGACTGTTGTTGTTTTGCAAAAATTAAATTCTGCTGAAAAAAAAGATAGCTACGAAACAGAAGATGACAGTTCATGGGATAATGTTGAACTGTGTGACTACACTACACAATCTATGGAAGATGAATCTTACAATGATGTTAATAGGGAAAATGTAAGCTTGTTCccactctttaaaaataaagtagaggGTCAAGAAGCTGGAGAAAATCTTAGTTTTGACCAAAATGATggcttttattttgaatattatgaAGATGCTGAAACTAGCAACTACTTACATGAGATACATGATCCTCAACATTTAGAAAATGCAGAAACATCGTTGCCAAAGCATAACTCCCTTTTCCATTGGACTGATTTGTCTCTAGAGAAAAAAACTTGTCCGTACTGTCCAGCAACATTTGAAACGGGTGTTGGGTTGTCCAATCATGTCCGTGGACATCTCCATAGAGCAGGGTTAAGCTATGAAGCCAGACATGTTGTTTCTCCAGAGCAAATAGCCACAAGTGATAAAATGCAACACTTCAAAAGGACGGGCACAGGAACACCTGTGAAACGAGTTAGAAAAG ctATAGAGAAGTCTGAATCTGCTTCTGAGCACACTTGTCAGCTCTGTGGTGGTTGGTTTGATACTAAAATTGGGTTATCAAATCATGTGAGAGGACACCTGAAAAGACTTGGAAAAACTAAATGGGATGCTCATAAATCTCCAATCTGTGTTCTTAATGAgatgatgcaaaatgaagaaaaatatgcaaaaattttaaaggcGTTGAACAGTCGCCGTATTATTCCCAGACCATTTGTAGCTCAGAAACTTGCATCAAGTGATGACTTTTTATCTGAAAATGTTATACCTCTTGAAGCATACCGTAATGGCCTAAAGACTGAAGCTGTATCAGTGTCAACATCAGGGGAAGAAGGGCTCAGTTTCCTAAGTGAATCTGATGAAACAAAAGTAGAACTGCCCAGTGGGAAAAAAAGTCAGTCTCTTACATTGATAGaacttctgaaaaataaaaggttgggagaagaaaggaatccTGATATTTCTCCTCAAAAGACCCATAATCAAACTGCAAGAAAAAGATTTGTTCAAAAATGTGTTCTTCCATTAGATGATGATGGTCCATTGATGTATCAACCACAAAAAATGGATTTGACTGTGCAGACAG ccatagATAGTAAGCAAAAGAAATCAAGATCAAGATCTGGAAGTAAGAAAAAAGTATTGCCATTACCTCATGGTGCTGATGATATTTACATTCTGAGATGCAG GTTTTGTGGCCTGGTCTTTCGAGGACCACTGTCTGTTCAGGAAGACTGGATCAAGCACTTACAGCGACATATTGTGAACGCTAACCTTCCCCGGACAGGAGCAGGCATGGTAGAAGTCCCACCACTACTTAAAAAGCCTGCTTCTATTActgaaacttcattttctttattgatgGCAGAAGCAGCATCATAG